A window of Vigna unguiculata cultivar IT97K-499-35 chromosome 4, ASM411807v1, whole genome shotgun sequence contains these coding sequences:
- the LOC114181636 gene encoding O-acyltransferase WSD1-like, with amino-acid sequence MEAFDEGEIMEPVSPTGQYLTSSSLSIYILAVMETELPIVDDSQTLPLLHNLFLPINPRFSSIMIRDKNGDKKWKKVEVKLEDHIKVPTFESGNNSSNFLYDEYLDEYMSKIAVEQLPQHRPLWELHIIKYPTSKGMGSLVFKLHHALGDGFSLMGALLSCMERADKISLPFTLPSTQNQPKSPISNTKVLFKRLPSIFLRTVSDFGWSLLKSNFVEDDQTPIRSAAEDTKTRHINISDVTFSLDLVREVKSKLGVSINDVVAGVIFFGIRLYMEEMSVKSREGHSTALVLLNTRNIEGYKSIKEMVEKKNSNSAWGNQYAFLHVPIPELTDSKYANPLHFIWEAHQEIARKKTSFATPLTGMLLDTLRKLRGTEAAAKYLYSTLRNSSTTISNMIGPVEQMAVANVPIKGFYFMVAGSPESLTMTIMSYMGKIRIAFGVEKDFIDKKLFKSSLENALQIIVEAARQIKA; translated from the exons ATGGAAGCATTTGATGAAGGAGAGATTATGGAGCCAGTGAGTCCAACAGGGCAATACTTGACAAGCTCTTCACTCAGTATTTACATTCTTGCTGTCATGGAAACTGAGCTTCCCATTGTTGATGACTCTCAAACTCTTCCACTTCTTCACAATCTCTTCCTTCCCATCAACCCACGTTTCTCCTCCATCATG ATCAGGGACAAAAATGGAGATAAAAAGTGGAAGAAAGTAGAAGTGAAGCTTGAGGATCATATAAAAGTTCCTACATTTGAAAGTGGCAATAACTCTTCCAACTTCTTATACGATGAATATCTTGATGAATACATGTCAAAAATAGCAGTGGAACAGTTGCCACAACACAGACCCTTATGGGAACTTCACATTATAAAGTACCCTACAAGCAAAGGGATGGGAAGCTTAGTGTTCAAACTGCACCATGCCCTAGGGGATGGTTTCTCTCTTATGGGTGCCCTTCTTTCATGCATGGAAAGAGCTGACAAAATCTCTCTCCCCTTCACACTCCCATCAACCCAAAACCAACCCAAATCACCAATTTCCAACACCAAAGTTCTGTTCAAGAGATTGCCCTCCATTTTTCTTCGCACTGTTTCAGATTTTGGATGGAGTTTGTTGAAGAGTAACTTTGTTGAAGATGATCAAACCCCAATTAGATCTGCTGCTGAAGACACCAAGACAAGGCATATCAACATCTCCGATGTTACTTTCTCCTTGGATCTCGTCAGGGAAGTCAAATCTAAACTTGGAGTG AGCATAAACGATGTGGTTGCTGGGGTAATTTTCTTTGGAATTCGGCTATACATGGAAGAAATGAGTGTGAAATCAAGGGAGGGTCATTCGACAGCACTGGTATTGCTGAACACAAGAAACATTGAAGGGTACAAATCTATAAAGGAAATGGTGGAGAAGAAAAATAGCAATTCTGCATGGGGAAATCAATATGCCTTTTTGCATGTTCCGATTCCAGAACTCACAGATTCCAAATATGCAAATCCTCTTCACTTTATTTGGGAGGCACATCAAGAGATAGCCAGAAAGAAAACTTCTTTCGCCACCCCTCTCACCGGCATGCTTCTCGATACACTCAGAAAACTCAGAGGAACTGAG GCTGCAGCTAAATATTTGTACTCAACCTTGAGAAACTCAAGCACAACAATCTCAAACATGATTGGACCAGTGGAGCAAATGGCTGTGGCTAATGTTCCAATCAAAGGATTTTATTTCATGGTCGCTGGTTCACCTGAG AGTCTGACGATGACAATCATGAGTTACATGGGAAAGATAAGAATTGCATTTGGAGTAGAAAAAGATTTCATCGACAAGAAATTATTCAAGTCTTCTCTCGAAAATGCTCTTCAGATTATTGTAGAAGCAGCAAGACAGATTAAGGCATAA